Sequence from the Luteibacter aegosomaticola genome:
AGTTTGGGCTGCCCATCCGCTACGTGGGCCTTGGCGAAACCGCCACCGACCTGCGCGTATTCGAAGCCGAGGCTTTTGTCGACGGCCTGCTGCCCGCCTCGCTCGGCGGCTGACGGCACGCGGCCGCCGGCACGATGAATCGACTGCGGACATTCCTGCTGGCGGCGGGCGGTTTCCTGGCCGCATTGGTCATCGCGGCCATCATCGCCACGTACGTGGTGCTCCAGCCGGACCGGTTCACCTCGCTTCTGCAAGCCCGGGCAAATGCCGTGGGGCTGTCGCTCACGCTCGCGAGCCCCGCCACCCCGACCCTATGGCCGAAGCCCGCCCTGGAACTGGATGGCGTCACCGTGCGTGGTCCGACGGGCGGCACGCCGCTGATCGTGGCGTCACGCGGCAAACTCGTCCTGCCCTGGCGCACGCTGATGGGCCGCGACACGAGCATCTCCCGGCTCGAAGTGGAAGGCGCACGCATCGATATCGATGCGGTATCGACATACCTCGACACGCTGCCTAAGCGCGCAAGCACGGCCGGCGCCACCCTGCCGACGATCGACGCTGGCTTCCGGATCACCCGCGGCACCTTGTTGCGCGGTAATCGCCTCGTGCTCTCCGACGTGGAAGCCGATGCCGGCCGTCTCGCCAGTGGGCGGCGCTTCAACGTATCGCTCGCGGCGAGCACCGCCGATGGCCAGCCGTACCAGCTCGTGCTGGCTACCTTGCCGACGCTGCACGACGGCGTGCTCACACTCGGTGACGTCACGCTCGACGCGTCATCGCGCACACATTTCGATACGCGCCTCAACGGCGCGGCAACGTGGCGTGGCGGCGCGGATGTAGGCGCCTCCCTCACCGGGACGCTTACCCGGCCGAACGCCCCGCCTTACGCCATGAAGCTCGACGTGACACCCGCAAACCAGGAAGACCCGCTGTACGTAGCCCTTAAGCTCGACGGCGATGCCGGCCACGCCGACCTGCGCGTGCCGCCCATTGCCCTGGCCGACTGGTGGTCTGCCATGCAGGCTGGCGGGGCACCGGCACTTCCTCCCGTGCTGGGGAGCGCGGACGTGCAGACCATCGACGCCGGTAGCCTTCAGATCCAGGGCCTGCGCGTTCGCGCTACGCCGAACGTACCTGTCCCTGCCTCGTCCACTGGCGCGGCCGGTGGCACGCTGTGAATCGTTTCGCCGAAGAACTGCTCCGCTGGTTTGATCACCACGGACGCAAGGACTTGCCCTGGCAGCACCCGCGCGATGCGTATCGGGTGTGGCTCTCGGAGATCATGCTCCAGCAGACCCAGGTCGTTACCGTCATTGGCTATTTCCAGCGCTTTGTCGAGCGCTTGCCCACGTTGCGGGACCTTGCCACCGCGGATGAGGACACCGTCCTCGCGCTATGGTCTGGCCTGGGGTATTACCGCCGCGCACGGTTCCTCCATCGCGCCGCGCAGCTTTGCGTCGAGCAGCATGGTGGTGAACTGCCCCGTGAGCTGAATGCCTTGATGGCGTTACCGGGCATCGGCCGATCTACAGCCGGCGCGATCCTCGCCCAGGCCTATGGGCTTCGCTTCCCGATCCTCGATGGCAACGTCAAGCGCGTCCTCACGCGCTATCA
This genomic interval carries:
- a CDS encoding membrane assembly protein AsmA, which translates into the protein MNRLRTFLLAAGGFLAALVIAAIIATYVVLQPDRFTSLLQARANAVGLSLTLASPATPTLWPKPALELDGVTVRGPTGGTPLIVASRGKLVLPWRTLMGRDTSISRLEVEGARIDIDAVSTYLDTLPKRASTAGATLPTIDAGFRITRGTLLRGNRLVLSDVEADAGRLASGRRFNVSLAASTADGQPYQLVLATLPTLHDGVLTLGDVTLDASSRTHFDTRLNGAATWRGGADVGASLTGTLTRPNAPPYAMKLDVTPANQEDPLYVALKLDGDAGHADLRVPPIALADWWSAMQAGGAPALPPVLGSADVQTIDAGSLQIQGLRVRATPNVPVPASSTGAAGGTL